One Clarias gariepinus isolate MV-2021 ecotype Netherlands chromosome 18, CGAR_prim_01v2, whole genome shotgun sequence genomic window carries:
- the tmed1b gene encoding transmembrane emp24 domain-containing protein 1b, with protein sequence MVSPVAMHLQGGRDEVIHCISLRSSCNSASAHEQLSSHGVAAGGRSASGCVCVCVCAALLWGSLGSAFNPSQDSELTFILNPGTTECFYQTAQYNSSLEVEYQVIAGAGMDVDFSIISPHGVHLASEFRRSDGVHMVEPTEAGDYQICFDNSFSRFSEKMVFFEVILENAGNDATAEEEWAGLGEPENLLEYKLEDIRESIESMHRNLERSRQMQTVLRAFEARDRNLLEDNLWRVSFWSCTSLVVMLAVAVTQVYTVRRLFDDKRKVRS encoded by the exons ATGGTTAGTCCTGTGGCCATGCACCTTCAGGG CGGAAGAGATGAAGTGATACATTGTATCTCTCTCCGCTCGAGCTGTAACAGCGCTTCCGCTCACGAGCAGCTCTCGAGCCATGGTGTCGCCGCGGGAGGCCGGAGCGcgagcgggtgtgtgtgtgtgtgtgtgtgcgcggccCTCCTGTGGGGCTCCCTGGGGTCCGCCTTCAACCCCAGTCAGGACAGCGAGCTCACCTTCATCCTCAACCCCGGAACCACCGAGTGTTTCTACCAAACCGCGCAGTACAACAGCTCCCTGGAGGTCGAGTACCAG gtgATTGCCGGAGCAGGTATGGATGTGGACTTCTCTATCATCTCTCCTCATGGCGTCCACCTGGCCTCAGAGTTTCGCCGCTCTGATGGAGTTCACAT GGTGGAGCCCACTGAAGCAGGAGACTACCAGATCTGCTTCGACAACAGCTTCAGCCGCTTCTCTGAAAAGATGGTGTTCTTCGAGGTCATTCTGGAGAACGCAGGAAATGATGCAACAGCTGAGGAAGAGTGGGCGGGCCTTGGAGAGCCTGAGAACCTGCTGGAGTACAAGCTAGAGGACATCcgg GAGTCGATCGAGTCGATGCACCGTAACCTGGAGCGGAGTCGGCAGATGCAGACGGTTCTGAGGGCGTTCGAGGCTCGAGACCGTAACCTCCTGGAAGACAACCTGTGGCGCGTCTCCTTCTGGTCCTGTACCTCTCTGGTGGTTATGCTCGCCGTAGCCGTCACTCAGGTTTACACGGTACGCCGCCTCTTTGACGACAAGAGGAAGGTCAGATCCTGA